One genomic region from Actinocatenispora thailandica encodes:
- the xseA gene encoding exodeoxyribonuclease VII large subunit: protein MAESAAEAPRTSPDEPWPVRVVSQKISAWIARLGWVWVDGQVAQVSRRPGAGLVFLTLRDPSAEMSLSVTCYRDTFESCDPPLREGSRVVVHAKPEFYAGRGSLSLRADELRHVGLGELLARLERLKKVLAAEGLFAPERKRRPPFLPRTVGLVTGRASAAERDVQENAAARWPAVRFAVRNVPVQGPTAVPQILDALAELDANPEVDVIVLARGGGSVEDLLPFSDEALCRAVFGCRTPVLSAIGHETDTPLVDYVADVRCSTPTDAGKRVVPDLAEERRVIEQHRYRLDRAVTHLLDGERRWLSAVRSRPVLARPELLLSGRRDEVDGLRDRARRVLAHRIEAAGSDLRHTVARLRSLSPLTTMQRGYAVVQRAADGAVLRDPADVAPGAALRVRLAGGELAATAGDPAEPPPA from the coding sequence ATGGCCGAATCTGCCGCCGAGGCGCCGCGTACCAGCCCGGACGAACCCTGGCCGGTGCGGGTGGTCAGCCAGAAGATCTCCGCCTGGATCGCCCGGCTCGGCTGGGTCTGGGTGGACGGCCAGGTCGCGCAGGTCAGCCGGCGCCCTGGCGCCGGGCTGGTGTTCCTGACGCTGCGGGACCCGTCGGCCGAGATGAGCCTGTCGGTGACCTGCTACCGGGACACGTTCGAGTCGTGCGACCCGCCGCTGCGGGAGGGCTCCCGGGTGGTGGTGCACGCGAAGCCGGAGTTCTACGCCGGCCGCGGCAGCCTGTCGCTGCGCGCCGACGAGCTGCGGCACGTCGGGCTCGGGGAGCTGCTGGCCCGGCTGGAGCGGCTGAAGAAGGTGCTCGCCGCGGAGGGGCTGTTCGCGCCGGAGCGGAAGCGGCGGCCACCGTTCCTGCCCCGTACCGTCGGGTTGGTCACCGGGCGGGCCAGCGCCGCGGAGCGCGACGTGCAGGAGAACGCCGCGGCCCGTTGGCCGGCGGTGCGCTTCGCGGTCCGCAACGTGCCGGTGCAGGGCCCGACCGCGGTACCGCAGATCCTCGACGCGCTGGCGGAGCTGGACGCGAACCCCGAGGTGGACGTGATCGTGCTGGCCCGCGGCGGCGGCAGCGTCGAGGACCTGCTGCCGTTCTCCGACGAGGCGCTGTGCCGGGCGGTGTTCGGCTGCCGCACCCCGGTGCTGTCCGCGATCGGGCACGAGACCGACACCCCGCTGGTCGACTACGTCGCCGACGTGCGCTGCTCGACGCCGACCGACGCCGGCAAGCGGGTGGTACCCGACCTGGCCGAGGAGCGGCGGGTGATCGAGCAGCACCGGTACCGGCTGGACCGGGCGGTGACGCACCTGCTCGACGGCGAGCGGCGGTGGCTTTCCGCGGTCCGGTCCCGTCCGGTACTGGCGCGGCCCGAGCTGTTGCTGTCCGGCCGGCGCGACGAGGTCGACGGGCTGCGGGACCGGGCCCGGCGCGTCCTGGCGCACCGGATCGAGGCGGCCGGCAGCGACCTGCGGCACACGGTGGCCCGGCTGCGCTCGCTGTCCCCGCTGACCACCATGCAGCGCGGGTACGCGGTCGTGCAGCGCGCCGCCGACGGCGCGGTACTGCGCGATCCGGCCGACGTGGCGCCCGGCGCGGCGCTGCGGGTACGGCTGGCCGGCGGGGAGCTCGCCGCGACCGCCGGCGATCCCGCCGAGCCGCCGCCGGCGTGA
- a CDS encoding 4-hydroxy-3-methylbut-2-enyl diphosphate reductase, protein MTKRVLLARPRGYCAGVDRAVETVERALELYGAPIYVRKQIVHNKHVVQTLERKGAIFVEENDEVPEGATVIFSAHGVAPEVHEQAKQRNLRAIDATCPLVTKVHQEARRYARDEYDILLIGHEGHEEVVGTSGEAPEHITLVDGPDSVDDVEVRDPSKVVWLSQTTLSVDETLQTVDRLKRKFPGLQSPPSDDICYATQNRQQVVKQIAPDCDVLLVIGSRNSSNSVRLREVALEAGARASYLVDFASEIDDGWLVGAETVGLTSGASVPEDLIEQVVGHLAERGYADVEEITTVQERQTFALPREIKRDLAARNT, encoded by the coding sequence ATGACGAAGCGGGTGCTGCTGGCCAGGCCGCGCGGATACTGCGCCGGCGTCGACCGAGCCGTGGAGACCGTCGAGCGGGCGCTCGAACTCTACGGCGCACCCATCTACGTGCGGAAACAGATCGTGCACAACAAGCACGTGGTGCAGACGCTGGAGCGCAAGGGCGCGATCTTCGTCGAGGAGAACGACGAGGTGCCGGAAGGTGCCACGGTGATCTTCTCCGCGCACGGCGTCGCCCCCGAGGTGCACGAGCAGGCCAAGCAGCGCAACCTGCGCGCCATCGACGCGACCTGCCCGCTGGTCACCAAGGTGCACCAGGAGGCCCGGCGGTACGCGCGGGACGAGTACGACATTCTGCTCATCGGTCACGAGGGGCACGAGGAGGTCGTCGGCACCAGCGGCGAGGCGCCCGAACACATCACCCTGGTCGACGGCCCCGACTCGGTGGACGACGTCGAGGTCCGCGACCCGAGCAAGGTGGTCTGGCTGTCCCAGACCACGCTGTCGGTCGACGAGACGCTGCAGACCGTCGACCGGCTCAAGCGCAAGTTCCCCGGCCTGCAGTCGCCGCCGTCCGACGACATCTGCTACGCGACGCAGAACCGGCAGCAGGTCGTCAAGCAGATCGCGCCCGACTGCGACGTGCTGCTGGTGATCGGCTCCCGCAACTCGTCCAACTCGGTGCGGCTGCGCGAGGTGGCGCTGGAGGCCGGCGCCCGCGCGTCGTACCTGGTCGACTTCGCGTCCGAGATCGACGACGGCTGGCTCGTCGGCGCCGAGACCGTCGGCCTCACCTCCGGTGCCTCGGTACCCGAGGACCTCATCGAGCAGGTCGTCGGTCACCTCGCCGAACGCGGGTACGCCGACGTCGAGGAGATCACCACCGTGCAGGAACGCCAGACGTTCGCCCTGCCGCGGGAGATCAAGCGCGACCTCGCCGCCCGCAACACCTGA
- a CDS encoding hydrolase, translating to MRLTTRPRTIALLGGAALVGALLAGASTAAGAPARHTATPNADAPIRVLFDNSKAETAGNADWIISTSQPDPLGENANPQSETDWTGALSSWGVALQKTGGYSLQTLPAGDTITYGGGGAQDLANVDVFVLPEPNVQLSAAEKTAVMKFVQAGGGLFMISDHNNSDRNNDGIDSVGVLNDLMTNNSVDSSDPFGFSIDVKDINADTPKAISDSSDPVLHGSFGDVTSSSINDGTTQTLKPADNSAVKGLVYQSSATAGGDTGSFFATSSFGSGRVAVWGDSSPIDDGTGQSGNTLYDGWNTNSNAALALNATAWLGGGSTTGGGTGGGGTCTAGQLISNAGFESGSTGWSATSGVITTSSQEPAHTGSYKAWLDGYGSTHTDTLSTSVAIPAGCGTATFSYWLHIDTAETSSTAYDKLKLDAVTSAGTSTLASYSNTDATSGYVQKSVDLSGYAGQTVTLRFTGTEGSKLQTSFVLDDTALDVS from the coding sequence ATGCGCCTGACGACACGACCGCGCACCATCGCACTGCTCGGCGGGGCCGCCCTGGTGGGCGCCCTGCTCGCCGGCGCCAGCACCGCCGCCGGAGCGCCGGCGCGCCACACCGCCACCCCGAACGCCGACGCGCCGATCCGGGTCCTGTTCGACAACAGCAAGGCGGAGACCGCCGGCAACGCCGACTGGATCATCAGTACCTCCCAGCCGGATCCGTTGGGAGAGAACGCGAACCCGCAGTCCGAGACCGACTGGACCGGCGCGCTGTCGTCCTGGGGGGTGGCGCTGCAGAAGACCGGCGGGTACAGCCTGCAGACGCTGCCGGCCGGCGACACCATCACGTACGGCGGGGGCGGCGCGCAGGACCTCGCCAACGTCGACGTGTTCGTGCTCCCCGAGCCGAACGTGCAGCTCAGCGCCGCAGAGAAGACCGCGGTGATGAAGTTCGTGCAGGCCGGCGGCGGGCTGTTCATGATCAGCGACCACAACAACAGCGACCGCAACAACGACGGCATCGACTCGGTCGGCGTGCTCAACGACCTGATGACCAACAACAGCGTCGACTCGTCGGACCCGTTCGGGTTCTCGATCGACGTCAAGGACATCAACGCCGACACCCCGAAGGCGATCTCCGACAGCAGCGACCCGGTGCTGCACGGCAGCTTCGGCGACGTGACCTCGTCCAGCATCAACGACGGCACCACGCAGACGCTCAAGCCGGCCGACAACTCCGCCGTCAAGGGCCTCGTCTACCAGTCGTCCGCGACCGCCGGCGGCGACACCGGTTCGTTCTTCGCCACCAGCAGTTTCGGCAGCGGCCGGGTCGCGGTCTGGGGGGACAGCTCCCCCATCGACGATGGCACCGGCCAGTCCGGCAACACCCTGTACGACGGGTGGAACACGAACAGCAACGCCGCGCTGGCGCTGAACGCGACCGCGTGGCTGGGCGGCGGCTCCACCACCGGCGGCGGCACCGGGGGCGGCGGTACCTGCACCGCCGGTCAGCTGATCAGCAACGCCGGCTTCGAGAGCGGCAGCACCGGCTGGTCGGCCACCTCCGGCGTGATCACCACCAGTTCGCAGGAGCCGGCACACACCGGGTCGTACAAGGCGTGGCTCGACGGCTACGGCAGCACGCACACCGACACGCTGTCCACGTCGGTCGCCATCCCCGCCGGCTGCGGCACCGCGACGTTCTCGTACTGGCTGCACATCGACACCGCCGAGACCAGCAGCACCGCGTACGACAAGCTGAAGCTCGACGCGGTCACCTCGGCCGGCACCAGCACGCTGGCCAGCTACTCCAACACCGACGCGACCTCCGGCTACGTGCAGAAATCCGTCGACCTCTCCGGGTACGCGGGGCAGACCGTCACTCTCCGCTTCACCGGTACCGAGGGTTCCAAGCTGCAGACGTCCTTCGTGCTCGACGACACCGCCCTCGACGTGTCCTGA
- a CDS encoding DNA recombination protein RmuC, with protein MLAPMDVAVVLVVAVLCLAAGAAIGVLFARSRAAADTARLEERLAAARDGEQRLEQSLRTLTHDAAREQSASLGTLVAPLRDSLSRYEQQLAELERSRVGAYAELREQLREVAGTSEQLRTQTGQLVSALRAPQVRGRWGEHQLRRIVEAAGLVSHCDFDEQVTVTTDDAVVRPDLVVHLSGGKQVVVDAKAPFSGYLDAMEARDEQTRNARLDAHARHLRGHVDQLAAKAYWSAFETAPEFVVLFVPADTFLDAALQRDPTLLEHGFERNVVIATPATLIALLRTVAYAWRQDALAANAADVHRLGKELYGRLATMGGHVAKLGGALSGAVTAYNKTVGSLESRVLVTARKFADLGVAGESEAAELLGAPPQVESAARQLQAPELVASEQSALVAFDELPRQPRDPAPAAAESARRSGEA; from the coding sequence ATGCTGGCGCCCATGGACGTCGCTGTCGTACTCGTCGTCGCCGTGCTCTGCCTCGCCGCGGGAGCGGCGATCGGGGTGCTGTTCGCCCGTTCCCGGGCCGCCGCCGACACCGCCCGGTTGGAGGAGCGGCTGGCCGCGGCGCGCGATGGCGAGCAGCGGCTGGAGCAGTCGCTGCGGACGCTCACCCACGACGCCGCCCGCGAGCAGTCGGCGAGCCTCGGCACCCTGGTCGCCCCGCTGCGCGACAGCCTCTCGCGGTACGAGCAGCAGCTGGCCGAGCTGGAGCGGTCCCGGGTCGGCGCCTACGCGGAGTTGCGCGAGCAGCTGCGCGAGGTGGCCGGTACCTCCGAGCAGTTGCGCACCCAGACCGGCCAGCTGGTGTCGGCGCTGCGCGCCCCGCAGGTGCGCGGCCGGTGGGGCGAGCACCAGCTGCGGCGCATCGTGGAGGCGGCCGGCCTGGTGTCGCACTGCGATTTCGACGAGCAGGTCACCGTGACCACCGACGACGCGGTCGTCCGGCCCGATCTGGTGGTGCACCTGTCCGGCGGCAAGCAGGTGGTGGTCGACGCGAAGGCGCCGTTCAGCGGCTACCTGGACGCGATGGAGGCGCGGGACGAGCAGACCCGCAACGCCCGGCTGGACGCGCACGCCCGGCACCTGCGCGGGCACGTCGATCAGCTCGCCGCCAAGGCGTACTGGTCGGCGTTCGAGACGGCGCCCGAGTTCGTGGTGCTGTTCGTGCCCGCGGACACGTTCCTGGACGCCGCACTGCAGCGCGACCCGACCCTGCTGGAGCACGGGTTCGAACGCAACGTGGTGATCGCGACCCCGGCGACGCTGATCGCCCTGCTGCGCACGGTGGCGTATGCGTGGCGGCAGGACGCGCTCGCCGCGAACGCGGCCGACGTGCACCGGCTCGGCAAGGAGCTGTACGGGCGGCTCGCCACCATGGGCGGGCACGTCGCCAAGCTCGGTGGCGCGCTGTCCGGTGCGGTGACGGCGTACAACAAGACGGTCGGCTCGCTGGAGAGCCGGGTGCTGGTGACCGCGCGCAAGTTCGCCGACCTGGGGGTGGCGGGCGAGTCGGAGGCGGCCGAGCTGCTCGGCGCGCCGCCGCAGGTCGAGTCGGCGGCCCGCCAGTTGCAGGCACCGGAGCTGGTGGCGAGCGAGCAGTCCGCGCTGGTCGCGTTCGACGAGTTGCCCCGCCAGCCGCGCGATCCGGCGCCCGCTGCCGCGGAGTCCGCCCGGCGCAGCGGCGAAGCCTGA
- a CDS encoding DUF1707 SHOCT-like domain-containing protein, producing MADEPERRPAVRPQAAVARSAMRASDDDRERVAQVLHAAAGEGRLTLDELQERLDTVYAARTYGELEPVLADLPDTGTPLATSPRRVAEEPEDTRLVVGFLSGPTRRGSWLVPRTQIAVAVLGGVTLDLREARFGTDEVTIQAYAMMGGVEIIVPDDLDVRVDGFGLMGGFDDTAAGPGDGTGPRVRVTGFAFWGGVDVKRRQRRLPTDD from the coding sequence GTGGCGGACGAACCGGAGCGCAGGCCGGCGGTGCGACCCCAGGCGGCGGTCGCCCGGAGCGCCATGCGGGCATCCGACGACGACCGCGAGCGCGTCGCGCAGGTGTTGCACGCGGCAGCGGGCGAGGGGCGCCTGACGCTCGACGAGTTGCAGGAACGGCTCGACACCGTCTATGCGGCGCGCACCTACGGCGAGCTGGAACCGGTGCTCGCCGACCTGCCGGACACCGGTACCCCGCTGGCCACCTCGCCGCGCCGGGTCGCCGAGGAGCCGGAGGACACCCGCCTGGTCGTCGGCTTCCTGTCCGGCCCGACCCGGCGAGGCAGCTGGCTGGTGCCGCGGACCCAGATCGCGGTGGCCGTGCTGGGTGGCGTGACGCTCGATCTGCGGGAGGCCCGGTTCGGCACCGACGAGGTGACCATCCAGGCGTACGCGATGATGGGTGGCGTGGAGATCATCGTGCCGGACGATCTCGACGTACGGGTGGACGGTTTCGGGCTGATGGGCGGGTTCGACGACACCGCCGCCGGGCCCGGCGACGGCACCGGGCCGCGGGTCCGGGTCACCGGCTTCGCCTTCTGGGGCGGCGTCGACGTCAAACGCAGGCAGCGCCGGCTGCCCACCGACGACTGA
- the valS gene encoding valine--tRNA ligase: protein MTDTERAGARVPDRPSLDGLAEKWTRRWAELGTYTFDRRKNRSEVFAIDTPPLTVSGSIHIGHAFSYTHTDTVARFQRMQGKEVFYPVGWDDNGLPTERRVQNYFGVRCDPTLPYVAGYRPPQQPVQEQQAVSRRNFIELCERLTADDELVYEDTWRRLGLSVDWSARYTTIGTPAQVASQRGFLRNLRRGEAYQAEAPSLWDISFGTAVAQAELEDRERPGAYHRLLFREASGAVDPEDDTAGGEPLYVETTRPELLPACVALVFHPDDERYARLAGTTALTPLFGVEVPVYPHRLADPAKGTGLAMICTFGDLTDVIWWRELDLPIRSVIGRNGRIRHEVPAGLHSAEAGFRYAQLAGLTVGAARRRIVKLLRESGELAGEPRPITHPVKFYEYGDQPLEIVTARQWYLRNGGRDLPLRERLLERGRELRWVPEFMRHRYEHWVNGLTGDWLVSRQRFFGVPIPVWYQVRDDGTVDHGALILPDEAELPVDPQSQPPVGYSEEQRGRPGGFAADPDVLDTWATSSLTPQIAGGWERDDDLFDRVFPMDLRPQAHEIIRTWLFATTVRSQLEHDTLPWRTAVISGWILDPDRKKMSKSKGRAVGPDELLERYGPDAVRYWAACGRPGSDFTFDENLLRVGRRLATKVLNASRFVLGLGSADALRAPVTEPIDRAMLSELRAVIGTATAAFQAFDHTAALEATERFFWTFCDDYLELVKSRAYGERGDAAAASARSALGWALSAQLRLLAPVLPFVTDEVWSWWRYGSIHRATWPTAHELTPLLDGEPGLRLATVGEVLRQIRKAKSQRKVSMRTEVPLAEVSAPAAVVEEIRLAADDLRAAGHIDKLEFHPEATPELIVACAF, encoded by the coding sequence ATGACCGATACGGAGCGCGCCGGAGCGCGCGTCCCCGACCGGCCGTCCCTCGACGGGTTGGCCGAGAAGTGGACGCGGCGCTGGGCCGAACTGGGCACCTATACCTTCGACCGGCGGAAGAACCGGTCCGAGGTATTCGCGATCGACACCCCGCCGCTCACCGTATCCGGGTCCATCCACATTGGACACGCGTTCTCCTACACGCACACCGACACCGTGGCCCGCTTCCAACGGATGCAGGGCAAGGAGGTCTTCTACCCGGTGGGCTGGGACGACAACGGCCTGCCCACCGAACGACGGGTGCAGAACTACTTCGGGGTGCGGTGCGATCCGACGCTGCCCTACGTCGCCGGCTACCGGCCGCCGCAGCAACCGGTTCAGGAGCAGCAGGCCGTCTCGCGGCGCAACTTCATCGAACTCTGCGAGCGGCTCACCGCCGACGACGAACTGGTGTACGAGGACACCTGGCGACGCCTCGGGCTGTCGGTGGACTGGTCGGCGCGGTACACCACGATCGGCACGCCGGCTCAGGTCGCCAGCCAGCGTGGCTTCCTGCGGAACCTGCGCAGGGGCGAGGCGTACCAGGCGGAGGCCCCGTCGCTGTGGGACATCTCGTTCGGCACCGCGGTGGCGCAGGCGGAGCTGGAGGATCGGGAGCGCCCCGGCGCCTACCACCGGCTGTTGTTCCGGGAAGCGTCGGGCGCGGTGGATCCGGAGGACGACACCGCCGGCGGCGAACCGCTGTACGTGGAGACGACGCGGCCGGAGCTGCTCCCCGCCTGCGTCGCGCTCGTGTTCCATCCGGACGACGAACGGTATGCGCGGCTGGCCGGTACGACGGCACTCACGCCACTGTTCGGGGTCGAGGTCCCGGTGTACCCGCACCGGCTCGCGGACCCGGCCAAGGGCACCGGCCTCGCCATGATCTGTACGTTCGGGGACCTGACGGACGTGATCTGGTGGCGCGAGCTGGACCTGCCGATCCGCTCGGTGATCGGGCGCAACGGCCGGATCCGGCACGAGGTGCCGGCCGGGCTGCACTCTGCCGAGGCGGGGTTCCGGTACGCCCAGCTGGCCGGGCTGACCGTCGGCGCGGCACGTCGGCGGATCGTGAAGCTGCTGCGGGAGTCCGGGGAGCTGGCCGGGGAGCCCCGTCCGATCACCCACCCGGTCAAGTTCTACGAGTACGGCGACCAGCCGTTGGAGATCGTCACGGCCCGCCAGTGGTACCTGCGCAACGGTGGCCGCGACCTGCCGCTGCGGGAGCGGCTGCTGGAGCGGGGGCGGGAGCTGCGCTGGGTGCCGGAGTTCATGCGGCACCGGTACGAGCACTGGGTGAACGGCCTGACCGGCGACTGGCTGGTGAGCCGGCAACGGTTCTTCGGGGTACCGATTCCGGTGTGGTACCAGGTGCGCGACGACGGCACCGTCGATCACGGGGCGCTGATCCTGCCCGACGAAGCCGAGCTGCCGGTGGACCCGCAGAGCCAGCCACCGGTGGGCTACTCGGAGGAGCAGCGCGGCCGGCCCGGCGGGTTCGCGGCCGACCCGGACGTCCTCGACACCTGGGCGACCAGTTCGCTGACGCCGCAGATCGCCGGCGGCTGGGAGCGCGACGACGACCTGTTCGACCGGGTGTTCCCGATGGATCTGCGGCCGCAGGCGCACGAGATCATCCGGACCTGGTTGTTCGCCACGACGGTGCGCAGCCAGCTGGAGCACGACACGCTGCCCTGGCGGACGGCCGTGATCTCCGGATGGATCCTGGATCCGGACCGGAAGAAGATGTCCAAGTCGAAGGGCCGGGCGGTCGGGCCGGACGAGCTGCTGGAGCGGTACGGCCCGGACGCGGTGCGGTACTGGGCGGCGTGCGGGCGTCCCGGGTCCGACTTCACGTTCGACGAGAACCTGCTGCGGGTCGGTCGCCGGCTTGCCACGAAGGTGCTCAATGCCAGCCGGTTCGTGCTGGGCCTCGGATCGGCCGACGCGTTGCGCGCCCCGGTGACCGAGCCGATCGACCGGGCCATGCTCTCGGAGTTGCGGGCCGTGATCGGTACGGCGACGGCGGCGTTCCAGGCGTTCGACCACACGGCGGCCCTGGAGGCCACCGAGCGCTTCTTCTGGACGTTCTGCGACGACTACCTGGAGCTGGTCAAGTCTCGCGCGTACGGGGAGCGCGGTGACGCGGCGGCCGCCTCGGCGCGGTCGGCGCTGGGCTGGGCACTGTCGGCGCAGCTGCGCTTGCTGGCACCGGTACTGCCGTTCGTGACCGACGAGGTCTGGTCGTGGTGGCGGTACGGGTCGATCCACCGCGCGACGTGGCCGACGGCGCACGAGTTGACCCCGCTGCTGGACGGCGAGCCGGGGCTGCGGCTGGCCACGGTGGGCGAGGTGCTGCGCCAGATCCGGAAGGCGAAGTCGCAGCGGAAGGTCTCGATGCGCACCGAGGTGCCGCTGGCCGAGGTGAGTGCGCCGGCTGCGGTGGTCGAGGAGATCCGGCTCGCGGCGGACGATCTGCGCGCCGCCGGCCACATCGACAAGCTGGAGTTCCATCCGGAGGCCACGCCCGAACTGATCGTGGCCTGCGCGTTCTGA
- a CDS encoding DUF6220 domain-containing protein → MAYRVVAYLIAAAVVVQAAAIAFALFGLAKWVSDGATANESRLEHATFTGHSGFDIHAVNGQMIIPVLAILLLIFAFFAHVRRGVLWGGLILLLVVVQVLLGYVSFLVPGLGALHAINALAIFVLAVVAARADAVPRQSSTPAMPSGADRTSA, encoded by the coding sequence ATGGCATACCGGGTAGTGGCATACCTGATCGCGGCCGCGGTCGTGGTGCAGGCGGCGGCGATCGCGTTCGCGCTGTTCGGCCTGGCGAAGTGGGTCAGCGACGGCGCGACGGCGAACGAGTCGCGCTTGGAGCATGCCACCTTTACCGGGCATTCCGGGTTCGACATCCATGCAGTCAACGGTCAGATGATCATTCCGGTGCTGGCGATTCTCCTGCTGATCTTCGCGTTCTTCGCCCACGTACGCCGGGGCGTGCTCTGGGGTGGGCTGATCCTGCTGCTGGTGGTCGTGCAGGTACTGCTCGGCTACGTGTCGTTCCTGGTGCCCGGGCTCGGGGCGCTGCACGCCATCAACGCCTTGGCGATCTTCGTCCTCGCGGTCGTGGCGGCGCGGGCCGATGCCGTGCCGCGGCAGTCCAGCACCCCTGCGATGCCCAGCGGGGCCGACCGGACCAGCGCCTGA
- a CDS encoding ABC transporter ATP-binding protein, with protein sequence MTERVPARGSAGAATSTSDDALQQPLDIEAWRGIASEENSERTAAEATDRRSMARLRSRSMQLLGSLVRPHRRILALAVVLLLVQDVAAMAGPFLVQLGIDRGIPPLRDHHSYAVLISVGIAFLVASGVGYLTKRAFLMLSGRIGQSILFDLRRRVYKHFQKLSLSFHERYTSGRMIARLTSDMDSISEMVDNGIDDLVLAGLNVISVAIILLFLDWPLALVTLCSFPFLLWLSAWFRNQSAKAYRKTRETVSLVIVHFVESLGGIRAVHAYRREPRNQEIFEAVNHEYKRANQRAFRLIAIFSPGIKLIGNVTIAVVLTYGGYRVLHGHAEIGVLAAFVLYLRKFFEPMQDLSMFYNSLQSATAALEKLAGVLDEQPDVAEPDTPRELAASRGELRFESVRFGYRADRLVLPELNLTLPAGQTVAVVGATGAGKTTIAKLVSRFYDPTAGRVTLDGVDLRDLSEADLRRAVVMVTQENFLFSGTVRENIAFGKPDATDAEIERAARAIGAHEFIAALPDGYGTDVAKGGGRLSAGQRQLVAFARAFLADPAVLILDEATSSLDIPSERLVQRALRTILADRTAIVIAHRLSTVEIADRVLVLDAGIVVEDGTPAQLVDGDGRYADLHRQWEDSLV encoded by the coding sequence ATGACCGAACGTGTGCCAGCCCGAGGTTCCGCCGGAGCAGCCACCTCGACCAGCGACGACGCGCTCCAGCAGCCGCTCGACATCGAGGCGTGGCGGGGGATCGCCAGCGAGGAGAACTCGGAGCGTACCGCCGCCGAGGCGACCGACCGTCGTTCGATGGCCCGGCTGCGCTCCCGCAGCATGCAGCTGCTCGGCTCGCTGGTCCGGCCGCACCGCCGGATCCTCGCGCTCGCCGTCGTGCTGCTGCTGGTCCAGGACGTCGCCGCGATGGCCGGCCCGTTCCTGGTGCAGCTCGGCATCGACCGCGGCATCCCACCGCTGCGCGACCACCACAGCTACGCGGTGCTGATCTCCGTCGGCATCGCGTTCCTGGTCGCGTCCGGCGTCGGTTACCTGACCAAGCGCGCGTTCCTGATGCTGTCCGGCCGGATCGGCCAGTCGATCCTGTTCGACCTGCGCCGCCGGGTGTACAAGCACTTCCAGAAGCTGTCCCTGTCGTTCCACGAGCGGTACACGTCGGGCCGGATGATCGCCCGGCTGACCTCCGACATGGACTCCATCTCCGAGATGGTCGACAACGGCATCGACGACCTGGTGCTCGCCGGGCTGAACGTGATCAGCGTGGCGATCATCCTGCTGTTCCTGGACTGGCCGCTGGCACTCGTGACGCTGTGCTCGTTCCCGTTCCTGCTGTGGCTGTCGGCGTGGTTCCGCAACCAGTCGGCCAAGGCGTACCGCAAGACCCGCGAGACGGTGTCGCTGGTCATCGTGCACTTCGTCGAGTCGCTCGGCGGCATCCGCGCGGTGCACGCCTACCGCCGCGAGCCCCGCAACCAGGAGATCTTCGAGGCGGTCAACCACGAGTACAAGCGGGCCAACCAGCGCGCGTTCCGGCTGATCGCGATCTTCTCCCCCGGCATCAAGCTGATCGGCAACGTCACCATCGCCGTGGTGCTGACCTACGGCGGCTACCGGGTGCTGCACGGCCACGCCGAGATCGGCGTGCTCGCCGCGTTCGTGCTGTACCTGCGGAAGTTCTTCGAACCGATGCAGGACCTGTCGATGTTCTACAACTCGCTGCAGTCGGCCACCGCGGCGCTGGAGAAGCTGGCCGGTGTCCTCGACGAGCAGCCGGACGTCGCCGAACCCGACACGCCGCGCGAGCTGGCCGCGTCCCGGGGCGAGCTGCGGTTCGAGTCGGTGCGGTTCGGCTACCGCGCCGACCGGCTGGTGCTGCCCGAGCTGAACCTGACCCTGCCGGCCGGGCAGACCGTGGCGGTCGTCGGCGCCACCGGCGCCGGCAAGACCACCATCGCCAAGCTGGTGTCCCGGTTCTACGACCCGACCGCCGGCCGGGTCACCCTCGACGGCGTCGACCTGCGCGACCTGTCCGAAGCCGACCTGCGACGCGCGGTCGTGATGGTCACCCAGGAGAACTTCCTGTTCTCCGGCACGGTGCGGGAGAACATCGCGTTCGGCAAGCCGGACGCCACCGACGCCGAGATCGAACGCGCCGCCCGGGCGATCGGCGCGCACGAGTTCATCGCCGCGCTGCCCGACGGGTACGGCACCGACGTGGCGAAGGGCGGCGGCCGGCTCTCCGCCGGGCAGCGGCAGCTCGTCGCGTTCGCCCGGGCGTTCCTCGCCGACCCGGCGGTGCTCATCCTCGACGAGGCGACAAGTTCGCTGGACATCCCGTCCGAGCGGCTGGTGCAGCGAGCGCTCCGGACCATCCTCGCGGACCGTACCGCGATCGTGATCGCGCACCGGCTGTCCACAGTGGAGATCGCCGACCGGGTACTGGTGCTGGACGCCGGGATCGTGGTCGAGGACGGCACGCCGGCCCAGCTCGTCGACGGCGACGGCCGGTACGCCGACCTGCACCGCCAATGGGAAGACTCCCTGGTCTGA